A single Flavobacterium sp. 1 DNA region contains:
- a CDS encoding asparaginase: protein MHSKPKILLIYTGGTIGMSKDLETGALKAFNFSKLLHNIPELKLLDCDIDTFSFENPIDSSNMNPEHWAEIAQTIESHYDDFDGFVVLHGSDTMSYSASALSFMLENLSKPVIFTGSQLPIGDLRTDAKENLITAIQIASLQENEKPLIKEVCLYFEYKLYRGNRTTKINAEHFRAFISPNYPFLVESGVHLKINSELFLPANEGGSLKVHTHLDNNVAIIKMFPGISETVLSAILNIESLKGIVLETYGAGNAPTEEWFLSLLQNAVNRGLFIVNVTQCSIGSVSMGHYETSTTMKKLGIISGKDITTEAAVTKLMYLLGQNIPQKDFKNVFETSLRGEMQ, encoded by the coding sequence TTGCACTCTAAGCCAAAGATTCTTTTGATTTATACCGGAGGAACCATTGGTATGAGCAAGGATTTAGAAACGGGAGCTCTTAAGGCTTTCAACTTCAGTAAGCTTCTTCATAATATTCCCGAATTAAAATTATTGGATTGTGATATAGATACATTTTCTTTTGAAAATCCAATAGATTCATCGAATATGAATCCTGAACATTGGGCCGAAATTGCCCAGACTATCGAGAGCCATTACGACGATTTTGATGGTTTTGTGGTGCTTCACGGTTCGGATACGATGTCGTATTCGGCTTCGGCATTGAGTTTTATGCTCGAAAATCTTTCCAAACCTGTCATTTTTACGGGTTCACAACTTCCTATTGGTGATTTACGGACTGATGCCAAAGAAAATTTAATTACGGCGATTCAGATCGCTTCTTTGCAGGAAAATGAAAAACCGTTAATCAAAGAGGTTTGTCTTTATTTCGAATACAAATTATACCGTGGCAATAGAACGACTAAGATAAATGCCGAACATTTCAGAGCGTTTATTTCTCCTAATTATCCTTTCTTGGTCGAATCAGGTGTGCATTTAAAAATAAATTCGGAATTGTTTTTACCTGCAAACGAAGGAGGTTCGTTAAAAGTCCATACACATTTGGATAATAATGTAGCCATCATCAAAATGTTTCCGGGAATCAGCGAGACGGTACTGTCAGCGATTTTAAACATTGAAAGTTTGAAAGGGATTGTGCTGGAAACCTATGGAGCAGGAAATGCGCCGACAGAAGAATGGTTTTTGTCGCTTTTGCAAAATGCTGTTAATAGAGGATTATTCATTGTCAATGTTACGCAATGTTCTATTGGAAGCGTGAGTATGGGACATTATGAAACAAGCACCACAATGAAAAAGTTGGGAATTATTTCGGGAAAAGATATTACAACTGAAGCCGCCGTTACCAAATTAATGTATTTATTAGGACAAAATATACCGCAAAAAGACTTCAAAAATGTTTTCGAAACTTCGTTAAGAGGAGAAATGCAATAA
- a CDS encoding phosphatase PAP2 family protein — translation MRISRRISTLILLMALLQLNAQNSIKTDTLKTENKFKIKQFIIPTVLIAYGTISLNSSMLHKVDEEIKEDVQKNNKYRFDTYMLFVPAASVYALNAMGIKGKHNLRDRSIILGTSYLIMLSTTMGLKSITKIERPDGNDTNSFPSGHTAGAFAGAEFLWQEYKDKSIWYGVSGYFVASATGFSRIHNNRHWFSDVAMGAGIGILSTKLAYLAFPYINNKLLKSNKNEGSTMIAPFYNGKEVGVGMIMNLK, via the coding sequence ATGAGAATTTCAAGAAGAATAAGTACCCTAATACTTTTGATGGCATTGCTACAACTCAATGCCCAAAATAGTATAAAAACCGATACACTAAAAACCGAAAACAAATTTAAAATCAAACAATTCATTATTCCAACCGTATTAATTGCATACGGAACCATAAGCCTAAATAGTAGTATGCTGCATAAAGTTGATGAAGAAATTAAAGAAGATGTGCAAAAAAACAATAAATACAGATTTGACACTTATATGCTATTTGTGCCTGCAGCATCAGTATATGCACTTAATGCTATGGGCATCAAAGGAAAACATAATTTACGGGATAGAAGTATCATTTTAGGAACATCCTATTTAATTATGTTAAGTACAACAATGGGGTTAAAATCGATAACCAAAATCGAAAGACCAGATGGCAACGATACTAATTCATTTCCATCAGGACATACTGCGGGTGCTTTTGCAGGAGCTGAATTTTTGTGGCAAGAATACAAAGACAAATCAATTTGGTATGGCGTTTCAGGATATTTTGTAGCATCGGCAACAGGATTTTCTCGAATCCACAACAATAGGCATTGGTTTTCGGATGTGGCAATGGGAGCAGGAATTGGAATTTTAAGTACAAAATTAGCCTATCTCGCTTTTCCATACATCAACAACAAATTATTAAAATCAAATAAAAATGAGGGTTCAACAATGATAGCTCCTTTTTATAACGGAAAAGAAGTAGGAGTTGGAATGATTATGAACTTAAAATAG
- a CDS encoding DNA-binding protein, translating into MMNDNINKDDLRQFGLLLVDQFKQIIKNNQNKDDDHLNPEWIKSRVVKKLMDMSAASLQNLRITGKVRFKKVLGSYYYNKSDLINLFNDTK; encoded by the coding sequence ATGATGAACGACAATATAAATAAAGATGATTTAAGGCAATTTGGTCTATTGCTTGTAGACCAGTTCAAACAAATTATAAAGAACAACCAGAATAAAGACGATGACCACCTAAATCCAGAATGGATTAAAAGCCGTGTTGTCAAGAAACTGATGGATATGTCAGCAGCATCGTTACAGAATCTCCGGATTACGGGAAAAGTGCGCTTCAAAAAAGTTTTAGGATCTTACTATTACAACAAATCAGATTTAATAAATCTGTTCAACGATACAAAATAA
- a CDS encoding RteC domain-containing protein produces the protein MNTKTNKLLSELNEQLNFIDLEIDDTIKRYAKAIEITIKSVQKLKILFIKENIKNQEQEIDFFKNIKPKFTSKFIFYDIIYKIETKKPYGGERVVKKYLNNELDKLKRYFDNNLEFYLTEQVKKHFIDIELPQIASNFLG, from the coding sequence TTGAACACAAAAACAAACAAATTACTATCGGAATTAAACGAGCAACTAAACTTTATTGATTTAGAGATTGACGACACCATTAAACGATATGCGAAAGCCATAGAAATTACAATCAAATCTGTGCAGAAACTAAAAATTCTATTCATTAAAGAAAACATCAAAAACCAAGAACAGGAAATTGATTTTTTCAAAAATATAAAACCAAAGTTTACTTCAAAATTCATCTTTTACGACATAATCTATAAAATCGAAACCAAAAAACCGTATGGTGGCGAACGGGTTGTGAAAAAATACCTCAATAACGAACTCGACAAACTAAAACGCTATTTCGACAATAATTTAGAATTTTACTTGACCGAACAAGTAAAAAAACACTTCATTGACATTGAGCTTCCCCAAATAGCTTCTAACTTTTTGGGGTAG
- the ppk1 gene encoding polyphosphate kinase 1 — protein MELNCTIPSEISWLSFNSCILDEANDKSNPLYERIKFLAIHSSNLDEFFRVKINTLLLGNSEKKHTLLNQILAEVNRQQNEFGVIWKNTIVPELADNKIVLYENQEITKEHLNEIEYYFKSIILSYIQVVYISENNPKPYFLNNRGLYLLVKLKDVAGNFNYAYLNIPSDKLNRYKQLQSQNDTNYIISIDTIIKKCLSFIFPLEEVISCNAIKLNRDENYKITDETSGNLIAKIEAKIDERKSGSATRFLYDASMESETILVCKKAFRLHDNEMIEGGSHHNLFDLFQFPNPIKPKLQGQNYPPLKHYPFENNTSIFEIIDNQNQLIHFPYQSYHYVLQFFNQAAIHKNVTEIKITLYRISSQSLIANALISAAKNGKKVTVFVEVKARFDENNNLFWSKEMKKAGIKIIYSMPNLKVHAKVALVTMKNEAGKNKFYSYLSTGNFNESTASIYSDFGFFTSEKKYTTDLKKVFAFLKTKEKTATIKNLLVAGFNMKDKLIELINTEITNKKAGKEASILIKVNGVDEKEIVEKLIEASQAGVQVTLLVRGICTLLPEIKNTTENIKIYRIVDMFLEHGRIYKFANAGKEKIYLSSADMLSRNLNRRIEVAFPIKDENHIAEINTIIRLQLEDNTKKRTINDKGLNDSIIENKDNPRRSQTEIYDWIAQKNKISQTANII, from the coding sequence ATGGAGCTAAATTGTACAATTCCATCGGAGATTTCTTGGCTTTCTTTTAACAGTTGCATTCTGGATGAAGCCAATGATAAAAGTAACCCATTATATGAGCGTATTAAATTTTTAGCCATTCATTCGTCTAATTTAGATGAATTTTTTAGAGTAAAAATCAATACATTATTACTGGGAAATTCAGAGAAAAAGCACACTTTATTAAATCAAATTTTAGCAGAAGTAAACCGCCAGCAAAATGAATTTGGTGTAATTTGGAAAAACACAATCGTACCAGAATTAGCCGATAATAAAATTGTTTTGTATGAAAATCAAGAAATCACAAAGGAACATTTAAACGAAATAGAATATTATTTTAAGAGCATAATCCTTTCTTATATTCAGGTAGTTTACATTTCAGAGAACAATCCTAAACCTTATTTTTTGAATAATCGAGGATTGTATTTATTGGTAAAATTAAAAGATGTTGCAGGTAATTTCAATTATGCATATCTAAATATTCCTTCCGACAAACTCAATCGTTACAAGCAATTGCAAAGCCAAAATGACACGAACTACATTATTTCTATTGACACCATCATCAAGAAATGTTTGTCCTTTATATTCCCTTTAGAAGAAGTTATTTCTTGTAATGCAATAAAATTAAATCGGGATGAAAACTATAAAATTACCGATGAAACTTCAGGAAATTTAATAGCGAAGATAGAAGCCAAAATTGACGAACGAAAATCAGGTTCAGCAACACGATTTTTGTATGATGCCAGTATGGAATCGGAAACTATTTTGGTTTGTAAAAAAGCCTTTCGATTGCACGATAACGAAATGATTGAAGGAGGAAGCCATCATAATCTTTTTGATCTATTCCAATTTCCAAATCCAATAAAGCCAAAACTTCAAGGTCAAAATTATCCGCCATTAAAGCATTATCCTTTTGAAAACAACACTTCTATTTTTGAAATTATTGACAATCAAAATCAATTAATTCATTTTCCTTACCAATCCTATCATTATGTTTTACAGTTTTTCAATCAAGCAGCAATTCATAAAAATGTTACTGAAATAAAAATTACGTTATACCGAATCTCATCACAATCACTAATTGCTAATGCTTTGATAAGTGCTGCAAAAAACGGCAAAAAAGTAACTGTTTTTGTAGAAGTCAAAGCCCGATTTGATGAGAATAACAATTTATTTTGGTCTAAAGAAATGAAAAAAGCAGGCATCAAAATTATTTACAGTATGCCTAATTTAAAAGTACACGCCAAAGTCGCTCTTGTTACGATGAAAAATGAAGCAGGCAAAAACAAATTTTACAGTTATTTATCCACAGGGAATTTTAACGAAAGTACCGCCAGTATTTATTCTGATTTTGGCTTTTTCACTTCTGAAAAAAAATACACAACCGATTTGAAAAAGGTATTTGCATTTTTAAAAACCAAGGAAAAAACAGCAACAATAAAAAACCTTTTGGTTGCTGGTTTTAATATGAAAGACAAACTAATCGAATTAATAAACACTGAAATTACGAACAAAAAAGCGGGGAAAGAAGCATCTATTTTAATAAAAGTAAACGGAGTTGATGAAAAAGAGATTGTCGAAAAACTTATAGAAGCAAGCCAAGCTGGTGTTCAAGTAACGCTTTTGGTACGTGGAATTTGCACTTTATTACCTGAAATTAAAAACACCACCGAAAACATAAAAATCTATCGTATTGTGGATATGTTTTTAGAACACGGCAGAATTTACAAATTTGCCAATGCTGGCAAAGAGAAAATCTACTTATCATCTGCCGATATGTTAAGCAGAAATTTAAACCGGAGAATCGAAGTTGCTTTCCCAATAAAAGATGAAAATCATATAGCCGAAATCAACACCATAATTCGATTGCAATTAGAAGACAACACCAAAAAAAGAACTATAAATGATAAAGGGTTGAATGATTCAATTATAGAAAATAAAGATAATCCAAGACGCTCTCAAACAGAAATTTATGACTGGATTGCACAGAAAAATAAAATTTCCCAAACAGCCAATATAATATGA
- a CDS encoding metallophosphoesterase, whose amino-acid sequence MKKAFQYLLIVTFLIQSCATFKPQYSSDAKQEIYPNDKKVVHTFFLVGDAGNGVFKDTVNNPNSLVNSINSATKNSTLLFLGDNIYPAGMPKTDDSNRKDAEKKLQNQIDVASTFKGKTIFIPGNHDWYSDGVQGLKSQQEFVEKQLGKKSFLPKNSCAIETVNISNDIVLIIVDSQWYITNWDKEPTINEDCDIKTRTAFLDEFRSEIKKARGKTTLVAIHHPMFSNGSHGGQYSFKSHLQPLPVLGSLKNLIRETSGISNADLQNDKYNELKKNLVASAQQNDKVIFISGHDHNLQYIIEDNLHQIISGSASKISETRNTKGGQFSYGVNGYAIVDVFEDGSSFVRFINSNDNKVVYQSNVLSPDTKKQNFTFDANFPSEIKSSIYDIKATTKSNFYNFLWGKKYRNTYSIPVTAKTVNLDTLFGGLTPVRKGGGNQSKTLRLKTKDGKQYVIRAMKKNASQYIQSAVFKDQYVESKFRNTASESLVMDVFTGSYPYAPFIIPDLSEAIGVYHLNPKLYYIPKQKALGDFNNEFGDELYLFEEQASEDNFELDVPNFTGNVISTEDLILELHSDESKTVDESAYIRARLFDMLINDWDRHQDQWRWLEFKENGKTIFRPLPRDRDQAFSKMSDGFILGTAIRLIPPAKLLRKYSDDLKDVKGFNIEPYPLDIAFIKSADKTIWDEQVRLIQNNLTNEIIEKSFQNIPKEVNDETITFIKQTLQARKNNLQQISDRYFKLINKYAVITATNKDDLIKIECDEKVTVSLFRKKKNNTKELFFYKIYDPKLTKELWIYGLDDKDDFEITGKSKKIKIRLIGGQNNDEYSVQNGKNIFIYDYKTKKNTIENTDNATIKLRDDYDVNTYDYKKLKTNTNQIIPIVGANPDDGLKIGVNNIYTQYGFERNPFSARHQFKGAYYFATNGYELNYNGEFANVIGKLNLLVQSNFQSANFSQNFFGYGNETVNNDDIYGMDYNRVKVRDFGIAPSLVWRANGGSNVSFGGFYKSVEVEETRGRFVDNNSELSPSIFEANQFAGVRSKFQFENYDNKAYPTIGMKTAVEVGFTTSLEDSKRNFVYIIPEVSFNHKLIPSGKLVLATQIKSRIIFNDNFEFYQASSIGGNDGLRGFRNQRFTGQQSLFQNTDIRYTFNSLKTALLPIRIGIYGGFDYGRVWIKDDNSNKWNNSYGGGFFINGVELLTANLGLFNSIDGLRVAFSLGFQF is encoded by the coding sequence ATGAAAAAAGCATTCCAATATCTCTTGATAGTAACATTCCTGATACAATCTTGTGCCACTTTCAAACCACAATATAGTTCTGATGCTAAACAGGAAATCTATCCAAACGACAAGAAAGTGGTGCATACTTTTTTTCTTGTTGGCGATGCTGGGAATGGTGTGTTTAAGGATACTGTAAACAATCCAAATTCATTGGTAAATTCTATAAATTCGGCTACTAAAAACAGCACTTTACTTTTTTTGGGAGACAATATTTATCCGGCTGGAATGCCAAAAACAGATGATAGCAATCGAAAGGATGCCGAAAAAAAACTGCAAAATCAAATCGATGTTGCGAGTACATTCAAAGGGAAAACTATTTTTATTCCAGGCAATCACGATTGGTATAGCGACGGTGTTCAGGGACTAAAAAGTCAGCAGGAATTTGTAGAAAAACAGTTAGGCAAAAAGTCATTTTTACCTAAAAACAGCTGTGCAATAGAAACTGTAAATATTAGCAATGATATTGTACTTATCATTGTTGACTCGCAATGGTACATTACCAATTGGGACAAGGAACCCACCATAAATGAAGATTGCGATATAAAAACAAGAACCGCTTTTTTAGACGAATTCAGAAGCGAAATTAAAAAAGCCAGAGGTAAAACGACTCTTGTAGCCATTCATCATCCTATGTTTAGCAATGGTTCTCATGGCGGACAATATTCTTTTAAAAGTCATTTACAGCCTTTGCCAGTTTTAGGAAGTTTAAAGAACTTAATTCGGGAAACCAGTGGTATTTCCAATGCCGATTTGCAAAATGATAAATACAATGAGTTAAAGAAAAACCTGGTTGCTTCTGCACAGCAAAACGATAAAGTAATTTTTATTTCAGGACACGATCACAATTTGCAGTATATTATTGAAGACAATTTGCACCAAATCATTAGTGGCTCGGCTTCTAAAATATCAGAAACCCGAAATACAAAAGGAGGTCAGTTTTCCTATGGCGTAAATGGTTATGCCATTGTCGATGTTTTTGAGGATGGCTCTTCTTTTGTCCGTTTTATAAATAGTAATGACAACAAAGTAGTTTATCAATCCAATGTGCTGTCGCCTGATACTAAAAAGCAAAATTTCACCTTTGATGCCAATTTTCCATCCGAAATAAAAAGTAGTATCTATGATATAAAAGCCACCACTAAATCCAATTTTTATAATTTTTTATGGGGCAAAAAATATAGGAATACCTACAGCATTCCTGTAACGGCAAAAACTGTAAATCTCGACACTTTATTTGGTGGACTAACACCTGTTAGAAAAGGCGGTGGAAATCAATCGAAGACATTGCGGTTAAAAACGAAAGACGGAAAACAATATGTCATAAGAGCAATGAAAAAAAATGCGAGCCAATACATTCAATCCGCTGTTTTCAAAGATCAATATGTCGAAAGTAAATTTAGGAATACTGCTTCCGAAAGTTTGGTAATGGATGTTTTTACGGGTTCGTATCCGTATGCACCATTCATAATACCCGATCTTTCAGAAGCTATTGGAGTGTATCATCTGAATCCAAAATTGTATTATATCCCAAAACAAAAAGCATTAGGCGATTTCAATAATGAATTTGGAGATGAATTATATCTTTTTGAAGAGCAGGCTTCAGAGGATAATTTTGAACTTGATGTTCCGAATTTTACAGGAAATGTAATCAGTACTGAAGATCTTATACTCGAATTGCATTCAGACGAAAGCAAGACGGTAGATGAATCAGCCTATATTAGAGCACGGTTATTTGATATGCTAATCAATGATTGGGACAGGCATCAAGATCAATGGCGTTGGCTGGAATTTAAAGAAAACGGAAAAACTATTTTCAGACCATTGCCAAGAGACCGAGATCAGGCGTTTTCTAAAATGTCAGATGGATTTATTTTGGGAACTGCTATAAGATTAATTCCTCCTGCAAAATTATTACGAAAATATAGTGATGATCTCAAAGATGTGAAAGGTTTCAATATAGAACCTTATCCGCTTGATATTGCCTTTATAAAATCGGCAGATAAAACCATTTGGGATGAGCAGGTTCGTTTGATACAAAACAACCTGACCAATGAAATAATCGAAAAGTCGTTTCAAAATATTCCGAAAGAAGTAAATGACGAAACGATTACATTCATCAAGCAAACACTTCAGGCAAGAAAGAATAATTTACAGCAAATTTCAGACAGGTATTTCAAATTAATCAATAAATATGCAGTTATAACAGCAACAAACAAAGATGATTTAATTAAAATTGAATGTGATGAAAAAGTAACAGTTTCGCTATTTCGAAAAAAGAAAAACAATACCAAAGAGTTATTTTTTTACAAAATATACGACCCAAAACTAACTAAAGAACTCTGGATTTATGGACTCGATGACAAGGATGATTTTGAAATTACAGGTAAGAGCAAGAAAATCAAAATTCGTCTTATTGGTGGGCAAAACAATGACGAATACAGCGTCCAAAATGGCAAAAACATATTCATCTACGACTATAAAACCAAAAAGAATACGATTGAAAACACAGATAATGCGACCATAAAATTGAGAGATGATTACGATGTGAACACCTATGATTACAAGAAATTAAAAACAAATACCAATCAAATTATCCCAATCGTTGGGGCTAATCCAGATGATGGATTGAAAATTGGAGTAAACAATATTTATACGCAATATGGTTTTGAAAGAAATCCTTTTTCAGCAAGACACCAGTTTAAGGGAGCTTATTATTTTGCAACCAATGGCTATGAATTGAATTATAACGGAGAATTTGCCAATGTAATTGGAAAACTAAACCTCTTAGTACAATCCAATTTTCAAAGTGCTAATTTCAGTCAGAACTTTTTCGGATATGGAAATGAAACTGTAAATAACGATGACATTTATGGAATGGATTACAATCGGGTCAAAGTCCGTGATTTTGGTATTGCACCATCGCTCGTCTGGAGAGCAAATGGAGGCAGTAATGTATCTTTCGGTGGATTCTACAAATCAGTAGAAGTCGAAGAAACCCGAGGCAGATTTGTTGATAATAACAGCGAATTATCTCCATCTATTTTTGAAGCCAACCAATTTGCAGGAGTACGTTCTAAATTTCAATTCGAAAATTATGACAATAAAGCCTATCCTACTATCGGAATGAAAACAGCTGTAGAAGTAGGATTTACAACTAGTCTGGAAGATTCCAAAAGAAATTTCGTTTATATTATTCCAGAAGTGAGCTTTAACCATAAACTGATTCCGTCGGGGAAATTGGTTTTAGCCACCCAGATAAAAAGCCGTATTATTTTCAATGATAATTTCGAATTTTATCAGGCATCTTCTATTGGAGGAAATGATGGATTAAGAGGATTCAGGAACCAGCGTTTTACAGGACAACAATCTTTATTTCAAAATACCGATATCCGATATACCTTCAATAGTTTAAAAACGGCTCTTCTTCCAATACGAATAGGTATTTACGGAGGATTTGATTATGGACGAGTTTGGATAAAAGACGATAATTCTAACAAATGGAACAACTCTTACGGAGGTGGATTTTTCATTAACGGAGTCGAATTATTAACAGCAAATCTTGGATTATTCAATTCTATTGATGGTTTAAGAGTTGCTTTTTCATTGGGATTTCAATTTTAA
- a CDS encoding lysophospholipid acyltransferase family protein, whose protein sequence is MLAFLLYPISLIPLRILYLFSDLCAYLLYYVFKYRRKVVTENIHKSFPNLTDIERINIEKKFYNNFCDNFIETIKLLSISEKKLQSHITADYSELERILAQNQNCHIYLGHQFNWEWANAHIASVLKKTNVVVAYKPLRSRLANDLMLKIRSRFGSKMVASKNMKKEMLAFLDKQHILILVADQNPKVPQKSFWTSFLSQRTAFLSGTELNTAHYKTPSLFANIIREERGHYKFVLEPLFYFSEPYKTGIITSAFTKKLKNAIMTNPENYLWSHKRWKHTYKNEYKKRWIDS, encoded by the coding sequence ATGCTTGCCTTTTTACTATACCCAATTTCACTAATTCCGTTAAGGATTTTATATCTTTTTTCTGATTTATGTGCTTATTTACTTTATTATGTATTTAAGTATCGCCGTAAAGTAGTAACCGAAAACATACATAAATCATTCCCGAATCTAACTGATATTGAAAGAATTAATATTGAGAAAAAATTCTACAATAATTTTTGCGACAATTTTATTGAAACTATAAAATTGCTTTCAATTTCAGAAAAAAAATTACAATCTCACATAACGGCAGACTACTCTGAACTAGAAAGAATACTTGCCCAAAATCAAAATTGCCATATCTATTTAGGACATCAATTCAATTGGGAATGGGCAAATGCACATATTGCATCAGTACTTAAAAAAACAAATGTTGTAGTGGCTTATAAACCTTTAAGAAGTCGTTTAGCAAATGATTTGATGCTGAAAATAAGGAGTCGTTTTGGCTCAAAAATGGTAGCTTCAAAAAATATGAAAAAAGAAATGCTGGCGTTTTTAGATAAACAACATATTTTAATATTGGTTGCAGATCAAAACCCAAAAGTTCCACAAAAAAGTTTTTGGACTTCATTTTTATCCCAAAGAACAGCTTTTTTGAGCGGTACCGAATTAAATACAGCACATTATAAAACCCCAAGCCTTTTTGCAAATATTATCCGTGAAGAAAGAGGACATTATAAATTTGTTTTAGAACCACTTTTTTACTTTTCAGAACCTTATAAAACTGGAATTATAACTAGTGCTTTTACAAAAAAACTGAAAAATGCAATTATGACAAATCCCGAAAATTATCTCTGGAGTCATAAGCGTTGGAAACATACCTACAAAAATGAGTACAAAAAAAGGTGGATTGATTCCTAA
- a CDS encoding site-specific integrase encodes MLENSFGLTFFLKSPRKKTNVRSIYLRITVDGIPKETSTKYTWNVSRWDQKLERATGSKEDSRVLNEFLNSLELKVKKRKTDLLYNDQTITAQKLIDYVKGKVASKAKVLEEFQNHNDEVKALVPKEYAPGTLERYVTAKSHVSDFIRFKYNVDDLEFRELNYEFIKDYEFYLKTVQGCSNNTSLKYISNFKKIVLRAIAKEIITTDPFKLFKGKKTKTNKKPMTAEELFILEDRDFAIERLEVVRDVFIFQCYTGLAYIDVFQLKLANIKIGIDGGQWIMSARQKTDSETNIPLLPKAVEIMEKYKKHPLCLKRGTVLPVLSNQKMNAYLKEIGDLCGFNFTLNTHKARRTFGSTVTLNNGVPIHVVKEMLGHQSVKQTEEYALTEQVTIGREMQVLKNRLDREKIITRGEGLSVLERMEREIQELKQQFATADSAQSIVHNAEELLDIDLQMVKLRKVFNV; translated from the coding sequence ATGTTAGAGAACAGTTTTGGATTAACTTTCTTTTTGAAGAGTCCGCGAAAAAAAACTAATGTCAGATCTATTTATTTAAGAATTACAGTTGATGGGATTCCTAAAGAAACATCTACGAAGTACACTTGGAATGTGAGCCGGTGGGATCAGAAATTGGAAAGAGCTACCGGAAGTAAGGAAGATTCTAGAGTATTAAATGAATTTTTGAATTCGCTGGAATTGAAAGTAAAAAAAAGAAAAACAGATTTGCTTTACAATGACCAAACGATCACTGCGCAAAAACTCATTGATTACGTTAAAGGGAAGGTAGCTTCAAAAGCAAAAGTTTTAGAAGAGTTTCAAAACCATAATGATGAAGTAAAAGCGTTGGTACCGAAAGAGTATGCTCCAGGCACGCTTGAGCGTTATGTAACAGCCAAATCTCATGTTAGTGATTTTATAAGGTTTAAATATAACGTAGATGATCTTGAATTCAGGGAGCTGAATTATGAATTTATAAAAGATTACGAGTTTTACCTTAAAACAGTACAAGGATGCAGCAATAACACTTCTTTAAAGTATATATCTAATTTTAAGAAAATTGTGCTCAGAGCCATCGCTAAAGAGATTATTACAACTGATCCTTTTAAGCTGTTCAAGGGTAAAAAGACCAAAACGAATAAAAAACCTATGACGGCAGAAGAGCTTTTTATATTGGAGGATCGCGATTTTGCCATAGAGAGACTCGAAGTAGTTAGAGATGTTTTTATTTTCCAATGTTATACGGGATTAGCTTATATAGATGTTTTCCAACTGAAGCTGGCAAATATTAAAATCGGTATTGATGGGGGACAATGGATTATGTCCGCGAGGCAGAAAACGGATTCCGAAACTAATATTCCATTGCTCCCAAAAGCTGTTGAAATTATGGAGAAATACAAAAAACATCCTTTATGCCTGAAACGTGGTACTGTCTTGCCTGTTTTGTCAAATCAGAAGATGAATGCCTACTTGAAGGAAATCGGTGATTTATGCGGTTTCAATTTCACATTGAACACACATAAAGCGAGACGTACTTTTGGCAGTACAGTTACGCTGAACAATGGTGTGCCGATTCATGTAGTAAAAGAAATGCTTGGTCATCAATCTGTTAAGCAGACTGAGGAATACGCATTAACAGAACAAGTGACAATTGGTAGGGAGATGCAAGTATTAAAGAATAGATTGGATAGGGAAAAAATTATTACCCGAGGTGAGGGGCTTTCTGTTCTCGAAAGAATGGAAAGGGAAATTCAAGAATTGAAGCAGCAATTTGCTACTGCTGATAGTGCGCAGAGTATTGTACATAATGCTGAAGAACTTCTGGATATAGATTTACAGATGGTAAAGTTACGTAAGGTTTTTAATGTATGA
- a CDS encoding DUF2147 domain-containing protein — protein sequence MKKNIFLIIVCLCTNIKAQGQDSFLGFWANEDTTQIIKIYKSEKSYYGKMVYLKNKDAKEFKYEIVLIQVKKKNKKLYTGRYYDNSLNQEYEVKLELENDKTINFTGFYGISNIFSVWHRML from the coding sequence ATGAAAAAAAATATTTTCTTAATTATTGTATGTCTTTGTACTAATATAAAAGCACAAGGACAAGATAGTTTTTTAGGATTTTGGGCAAATGAAGATACAACACAAATCATTAAAATTTACAAAAGTGAAAAGTCCTATTATGGCAAAATGGTATATCTCAAAAATAAAGACGCGAAAGAGTTTAAATACGAAATTGTACTCATTCAAGTAAAAAAGAAGAACAAAAAACTTTACACCGGAAGATACTATGATAATAGTTTAAATCAAGAGTATGAGGTAAAACTCGAATTAGAAAATGATAAAACAATAAATTTCACTGGATTTTATGGTATTTCAAATATTTTTAGCGTTTGGCATAGGATGCTGTAA